A region of the Styela clava chromosome 1, kaStyClav1.hap1.2, whole genome shotgun sequence genome:
GAAGCAATGAACAAGAGCAAAATGATAGTAGTATTTTTACAAGCTCAAATGGAAATAACTGAATTTTACCGAATGCGTCATGAACTaaagaaaattaatatttttcttgatGAATTTCCAAATCATGTAATGCAACATGTCCTAAAGAACACTCGCTTAGAAAACCTTCTTAGTTTGTATCAAGGTCGAACTTTAACGGTTTATTCGGAGGGTACAAACATAATAGACCTTTTAAAAATATCCAATAAGAATCCTTATGTGGCTTTGCTAGGTGGGATCATTGATGACCATGCAATGAGTGCTAGGCAAATGATAGACTACAGCAAATTACCACCAATTGACAACTTACATAGTCAATTGTCTTTCATTTTAACGAGTCATTCTTCATCCACACATAATTTATTGCAACGAAATCAAACAGAAACTGCTAGTTTATTGTCCCAGTATATTCAAGATGAGAAGACTGACACCCAAGTTTGATTAATCATTCTTTTCAGAATTATTACTTTTCTCAACAAAGGATTAATAGAATTTGTTTAATATCCAATTGGCTACCTACAGCAACattctgaaattttatataGTGCTATCACTGTCAAATTTTAAGTATAACTTTGGTTTGAGTGTGATGACCTTCTGGAACTTAATCATATAGAAAGCATTGATGAAATATGTGACTTGTATTTGGTGTTTTAAATTCAAATGTTGTTAACCAAATCTGCAGGATATCTTATCAGAGTAATTGTCAACTGTTATATTTAAGAGACACATGAAAAAAATGACTGGCTGCTaattcattgtattttttttgcatttttagatttcaaaatatcatggATGAACGATTTGAAATAGTAAAACGTGATCATCGATTTCGCCCCATACGACAAAAACAACGTAAAATTCAGATTGATAATCGTTTTCATGGGGTGTTTACTAAAAAGAGCTTTCGGGAACATTTCACTGTTGACAAACGAGGTCGACCAATCAAAGaaagcacatcaaaaaatttgagaaaattttatcATCTATCGAAAGCGGAAAGAAAACGAATTCATAAAGAACGAATAAAAACTCGTGCGGCACTAAAAAAACAACTGGGTGGACATGAATTTCAGAATGAACATGACATTGAGCAAAAAGGTGAAGATCATAAAGTGCCAGCCAGTAAAGACAGAATAAATGATTCTGATAGCGATTCTAGTTATTTTAGCTCGGAGGATGAAGATTCTGACATTGATCTCGCAAGAGGTAAAGGGAATGTTGAATCAAGCTCAGATGAAGAAAATGAAGTTGATCAGGCATTGAATAATAGTAATATTCTTGATCATGACTGGGGAGAGATGGACAATATGGCGCCGAGATCAGAGGAAACGAGTAACAGACTTGCTTTGTGTGGTATGGACTGGGACAGAGTCCATGCAGCGGATTTGTTTGTATTACTAGATTCATTCAAGCCTTCTGGTGGATCTATCAAAAGCATCACTATTTATCCATCTGAATATGGATCAAAGAGAATTGCAGAGGAAGAAAAAATGGGACCCGCAGAATTAAAAGAAATGAAACAGGATGAGTTAGAGGAAGAATGGCACAAAGAAGAAGGTGAACAATTTAACATGGAGAAATTGAGACAGTATCAACTaaacagattgaaatattattatgcAGTCATTGAATGTGATTCCATGGCTACTGCAGAGAAAATTTATCAAGAATGTGATGGTACTGAATTTGAGACAAGTTGTTCTAAAATTGATTTAAGATTTATTCCTGATGGAATGGAGTTTAACGATTTTCCGCCAAAAGAAACTGCAGCTTCTATGCCAGATTTGGCTAAATACAAACCAATATCTTTCATAACTGCTGCCCTCAATCAAACCAAAGTTAACTTGACTTGGGATGAAACTGATCATAAAAGAACTGCTTTGACAAAGGGGAAGTTTACAAAAGATGAGTTAGAAAATATGGATGTTCGCGACTTTTTGGCATCGAGTAGTAGCGACTCTGAAGGTGGTGACGAATCTCAATCTATGAATAGGagtaattcaaatatgaataGTAACTCGCTTCAGCGGAGGGGTGATATGGAAGACAAGGAGCGTATGGAAATGTATCGAAAACTGCTTCTTGGATCTGAAGATGAAAAAGATGACATTGATATGGAAGTTACCTGGGAACCTGACCTGATACCAACTGTCAAACAAGATTTGTTGAAAGAGAAACAAAAGAAAGAAAAACCTATTTCAATAGACAATGGTGAAGAAACTAGTAAGGCAGAATTAGAAATGATTATGTTGGGAGATGAAGAAACAAATCCTGAATTTGAAATTGATGTTAATGATGAAAGATTTTCTGCTGTGTACCAAAAATCAAACTTTGCAATAGATAGATCAAGTTCTATGTATCGTAAAACTGATGCGATGGAAAAACTAATTCAAGAAAGACAATCAAGAGTTGAAAGCAGTAGTAATACTGACTGTGTGAAGGCCCCTGATAGAGTTGAATCAAATGATGTTGATGCACTTCTTAACTCTGTCAAATCTAAGTCTGCGCTATTTggtaagaaaataaaaaattcaaataaatcctAAAATTGACACTTTCTGTAGTTGTATGGGGGTTTCTCTTGTTTCTTCCCTACATTCCCTGTTACATTGAGATGACCTTTTGTATTCCGGACGGTAAATATTAGATGAGCAATTTCATAACGGGTCATAATTAAATGCTAATTTGTTGTTTCTGGGATGTCGGAAAGTGTTTCAGAATGGTCCGCCCTGGAGCGGCGTTTTTAGGACTCTGTAGTGAAAGTCTATCCCCGTTCCATGATTGATCAGAGCATTCGCGCAATCACGCCTATGCACGTTACGGTCGGACAACGAGTTTGTTTTTGCTTGTCGGTCAAGAGCCTTTTGGGTTCACAAATAACATCAGTTAAAAGAGTGCATCTGGATAGGTAGATGAAAACGGTGGAAGAGTGTGTTTCGTTACGCAACCTACTCTCTTGTatatgcgtacattttttgcccAGAAGTCTGTTAATGGCATGGCTTCGAAGTCGTCTTTTGTAGATGAATCGAACTTCATATCCAAAAATTCCTCTTCGTCGAGGCGAAATGGATCTCTTGTTAGTCTCCATTCCGGAAGTTCTGTGTTGTTCAAGTTTGAAAAATTGTGTCCAAATTCTTGTATCAAAAGTCGAAGTTGGGGGACAATATCGCCGTCCAGTTTGATTTGAAGGACAGTGTCGAATTGGGAAATGTTGCCGCGTTTCCTTTTGAGCTCGACGATACTATAATTCAAGCTTCGCTATGAAAGTACGAATGTGATCGTAGTCAGTTATacggttattttttttttacaatgtaaaagaaattttaattcaaaaatttccaCAATTAATCTGATCTAAATGACAGTAGGAGATCGTGTTTTCTTTCGGCTTCAAGAAATAGCATAGGCTCATTTCTGCAGATTCTCGTAATTACAATCCATCTCCTTACAGAACTTGGCAAACACTTGTATTGACGGCACTTGTTTTAATGAAGTTGACGGTTCTTATTATTATCGCAAGCTTATCTTTCATCGCAGTAGATAGGGTCTTGAAAGCCATAGCCCGTGGATGGATTACATAGTGCGATATCCAATACCGTCGTAGTTTTTCTCTGGCGATGATTTCACTTCGAGATCTTAGTGTTGCCGCGCACCATTAGTGCAGACACCTACAAGTTTCTcccattttaatttattttttcaaaaaaaaaatgcagcGACAAGCTGCACATCTTCAGATTTAAAAGTCGTCTCGGGAGGTTTGCAAAGCAACATATCTTCTTCAATCGAAGTTGATCTTATAAAACGATGCCTCGATGactttgaaataaatggttttatCAACGTTTTTCCTACGTTAGGTGTTTTTTTCGCTTCGCAATCATATTAGCAATTTCAAAGAAGCTTCTACTATCTACAGGAGGCGACTAAAAAAAGGAATTCATACTGCAACTCTCTTCTTTTCAAGAAtgttttttgctttaaaaaggCCACATGCATTCTGATGGGCAGGGTACTTTTTTTTAAGATGGCGCTGTAAGCGTCACTGCTcggattttcaaaatataaaacacattgcggtacaacttcgccattcattgtcgtatgtataaagccatacCTAAGATAATCGCCATTATACTTTGTTCCGCTCAttttgcaatacctggtaaagtCTAACTACATTTTAACTAAAACTAGACGCAGTGCTTTTCGCACTCAAATGTATTTTCTacttaaacgtttacataacACACGTGAAATCTCTATCAATTGTTGACTATTAAAAATATAGTTATTTTCAACGGACTTCTTGGCTTGCTTAATTAACGTTTTCAAGATTCACTACCAATACCTTCTGACGTGCTTACACACTGGACAAGtgcaatattaatattatgtaCATTTTATAAAGAAAAGCAGTTAATTTTCTAATAGTTAttattatgcatgtggacgtttccccgacccatgaccattgaaaaattctccctgtactttaccattgcaaattttTGAACACATACTTTAAGATAGTTTTGGAGAGTTAGTGCTTAACCACTGGCTCGCATGTTTAAAACTATCATTTCCATTCAAAACATTAAATCATGTGCCGCCTACAGGTACTGATAGATAATTTTAGACTAGTTTATCTCAGCGTTTGCGgtatcaatttttaattattgcaactaaactaaatgTCCTCGAAAAACATAATGACAATTGAGTTATTTGGTTTACTACTGTTTtcttaaaacacaaaaaaacacgaaaatatggcaatgtttacaaccattcTAGAATATTTGTCTGAGCGACTGCACAAATTGTAATTGTTACGCcattattgacttattgctgattggtcgTTGTTACGGCAATAAACAAGGAGTCAATCGATGCTGGGGGAAACACCCTGCTTGTTTGCGCCTATATTACTTTCTCTCAAAATGCGGAAATGACACGAAAGTCAAAAGCGTGGTGTAGACGTGTATTTTCGCATCTTCTGAAAAATTTAACTTTGGTTACGGGTTCATGTTAATGTACGCTAAATACATTAGTAAATATAATATTAggctaatttatttttatcatgtaGTCCTATGTTATGTTTATGGTATTGTTGAAAAACTCATGGCTGTTTGCTAGACTGGTAATGAACTACGTCATCGTTTTGCTATTCTTCGGAGCAT
Encoded here:
- the LOC120340109 gene encoding ESF1 homolog, whose translation is MDERFEIVKRDHRFRPIRQKQRKIQIDNRFHGVFTKKSFREHFTVDKRGRPIKESTSKNLRKFYHLSKAERKRIHKERIKTRAALKKQLGGHEFQNEHDIEQKGEDHKVPASKDRINDSDSDSSYFSSEDEDSDIDLARGKGNVESSSDEENEVDQALNNSNILDHDWGEMDNMAPRSEETSNRLALCGMDWDRVHAADLFVLLDSFKPSGGSIKSITIYPSEYGSKRIAEEEKMGPAELKEMKQDELEEEWHKEEGEQFNMEKLRQYQLNRLKYYYAVIECDSMATAEKIYQECDGTEFETSCSKIDLRFIPDGMEFNDFPPKETAASMPDLAKYKPISFITAALNQTKVNLTWDETDHKRTALTKGKFTKDELENMDVRDFLASSSSDSEGGDESQSMNRSNSNMNSNSLQRRGDMEDKERMEMYRKLLLGSEDEKDDIDMEVTWEPDLIPTVKQDLLKEKQKKEKPISIDNGEETSKAELEMIMLGDEETNPEFEIDVNDERFSAVYQKSNFAIDRSSSMYRKTDAMEKLIQERQSRVESSSNTDCVKAPDRVESNDVDALLNSVKSKSALFGKKIKNSNKS
- the LOC120340135 gene encoding large ribosomal subunit protein uL10m-like, coding for MLLNRLTFLFSAEHLIFNVLCRMRMALCAVLKSFTSSKVILPFTIIKRYRYYWEARPENKWRKKMMMITLPRFGRSDYEPEEQHKEDDRLHGLDVVLHQEATEAMNKSKMIVVFLQAQMEITEFYRMRHELKKINIFLDEFPNHVMQHVLKNTRLENLLSLYQGRTLTVYSEGTNIIDLLKISNKNPYVALLGGIIDDHAMSARQMIDYSKLPPIDNLHSQLSFILTSHSSSTHNLLQRNQTETASLLSQYIQDEKTDTQV